In one Bacteroidales bacterium WCE2004 genomic region, the following are encoded:
- a CDS encoding 3-oxoacyl-[acyl-carrier-protein] synthase II, whose protein sequence is MEERRVVITGTGVISPVGNGTEAFWSALKAGRCGISAYPEAKEWNLPVSVAGAVRDFDPTAYGITLKETKRNDRFCLFAQAAAEQAMQESGLVAGDNIAPERLGIYVGTGIGGMNTFAEQTKVMLEEGADRISPLFIPKMIGNIAAGNIAIRYGAQGANLTAVAACASSTQSVGEAFRAVKFGFADAILTGGTEAVLHPLAFGGFVSAHALTLAEDPTRASLPFSIDRAGFVMAEGAAMLVLEEYNHAVARGAKIIAEVTGYGNYCDAHHATAPRPDGLPASWAIRDALAQSGYHEGEDLYINAHGTGTHLNDKTETAAIKLALGEADARRASISSTKSMTGHMIGAAGAVEILASALALRDGIIPPTIGLVNPDPECDLDYTPLTAKERPVRVAVSNSLGFGGHDASVALRKYE, encoded by the coding sequence ATGGAAGAAAGAAGAGTAGTTATTACCGGAACCGGCGTCATCTCGCCGGTCGGAAATGGCACTGAAGCGTTCTGGTCCGCCCTCAAGGCGGGCCGGTGCGGGATCAGCGCCTACCCTGAAGCCAAGGAATGGAACCTGCCGGTCAGCGTGGCCGGAGCGGTCCGCGATTTCGATCCGACCGCCTATGGCATTACGCTCAAGGAGACCAAGCGCAACGACCGCTTCTGCCTTTTCGCACAGGCGGCGGCCGAGCAGGCGATGCAGGAGAGCGGCCTGGTGGCCGGCGACAACATCGCCCCGGAGCGCCTCGGCATCTATGTCGGCACGGGCATCGGCGGCATGAATACCTTTGCCGAGCAGACGAAAGTCATGCTCGAGGAAGGCGCCGACCGCATCTCCCCGCTGTTCATTCCCAAGATGATCGGTAACATTGCCGCCGGCAACATCGCCATCCGCTACGGCGCGCAGGGCGCCAACCTCACCGCCGTGGCCGCGTGCGCTTCGAGCACGCAGTCGGTCGGCGAGGCGTTCCGTGCCGTCAAGTTCGGCTTTGCCGACGCCATCCTCACGGGCGGCACCGAAGCCGTCCTCCATCCGCTCGCCTTCGGCGGCTTCGTCAGCGCCCATGCCCTGACGCTCGCCGAAGACCCGACGCGCGCCTCGCTGCCGTTCAGCATCGACCGCGCCGGCTTCGTGATGGCCGAGGGCGCCGCGATGCTGGTGCTGGAGGAATACAACCACGCGGTCGCGCGCGGCGCGAAGATCATCGCCGAGGTGACGGGTTACGGCAACTACTGCGACGCCCATCACGCCACGGCCCCGCGCCCGGACGGCCTGCCCGCTTCGTGGGCCATCCGCGACGCCCTGGCCCAGTCCGGCTACCACGAGGGCGAAGACCTCTATATCAATGCCCACGGCACGGGCACGCACCTCAACGACAAGACGGAGACGGCGGCCATCAAGCTCGCCCTCGGCGAGGCGGACGCCCGCCGCGCCAGCATCAGCTCCACCAAGTCGATGACCGGCCACATGATCGGCGCCGCCGGCGCGGTGGAGATCCTCGCCTCGGCCCTGGCCCTGCGCGACGGCATCATCCCGCCGACCATCGGCCTGGTCAACCCGGACCCCGAGTGCGACCTGGACTACACGCCGCTCACGGCGAAGGAGCGTCCGGTCCGCGTGGCGGTGTCCAACTCCCTGGGCTTCGGCGGACACGACGCTTCCGTCGCCCTGCGCAAATACGAATAA
- a CDS encoding long-chain acyl-CoA synthetase, which yields MIKIDNFIKLFEGAVRDSWDRPALSDFRKSTISYRELAEKIETLDLIWKKAGIKPGDKIAINCKSSAMGVTVFMAAVSKGYVAVHLYNAFTPADTQRLVNHSDSKILYTEKRTFDAMDFEQMPEVLCVIDSATGDVLASRNGAGELYAGGAQLLAANYPAGMQPADFKVVDPDFDGVCAILYTSGSTGNPKGVMLTYRNYTANVQGIRPGFPFYKGENYLSLLPHAHSFGLTCDVVIPMTMGMHVTVLGVPPIPMNVHEALQEVKPRIFFGVPLIFVKFAEYILGSEIRSAEGKAKLDDYENNADYCKMLHDKLMAAMGGRVEVFCTGGSTIPSEVESLLVYKLKVPFMTGYGLTELGPIASYGRVGKYIPKSCGEWLPEILEYRIDSPDQQNIAGELSVRGDVVFKGYYKNPEATAAVLSEDGWFRTGDIGTIDAGGNIFLLGRCKNMILTENGQNVYPEEIEVVLNELPYVAESIVLQREHRIAALIVPNLDALDKAGIGADGLDAIMKQNIVCLNGKLPAYSAINDYELRFEPFAKTPKGSIRRFMYK from the coding sequence ATGATCAAGATCGACAACTTCATCAAGCTCTTCGAAGGCGCCGTCCGCGACAGTTGGGACCGTCCTGCGTTGAGCGACTTCCGGAAGTCCACGATCAGCTATCGCGAACTCGCGGAAAAGATCGAGACGCTTGACCTGATTTGGAAGAAAGCCGGCATCAAGCCCGGCGACAAGATCGCCATCAACTGCAAGAGCAGCGCGATGGGCGTGACCGTCTTCATGGCGGCCGTCAGCAAGGGCTACGTCGCCGTACACCTCTATAATGCTTTCACCCCGGCCGATACCCAGCGCCTGGTGAACCATTCCGACAGCAAGATCCTCTACACCGAGAAGCGCACCTTCGATGCGATGGACTTCGAGCAGATGCCCGAGGTGCTCTGCGTCATCGATTCCGCCACCGGCGACGTCCTCGCCAGCCGCAACGGCGCGGGCGAGCTGTACGCCGGCGGCGCGCAGCTCCTGGCCGCGAACTATCCCGCAGGGATGCAGCCGGCCGACTTCAAGGTGGTCGATCCCGACTTCGACGGGGTCTGCGCCATCCTCTACACGTCCGGCTCCACCGGCAACCCGAAGGGCGTGATGCTGACCTACCGCAACTATACGGCCAACGTCCAGGGCATCCGCCCGGGCTTCCCGTTCTACAAAGGGGAGAACTATCTCAGCCTCCTGCCGCACGCCCACAGCTTCGGCCTGACCTGCGACGTGGTCATCCCGATGACGATGGGCATGCATGTGACCGTGCTCGGCGTCCCGCCGATCCCGATGAACGTGCACGAAGCGCTCCAGGAAGTCAAGCCGCGCATCTTCTTCGGCGTGCCCCTGATCTTCGTCAAGTTCGCCGAGTACATCCTCGGCTCCGAGATCCGCAGCGCCGAGGGCAAGGCGAAACTGGACGACTACGAGAACAACGCGGACTACTGCAAGATGCTGCACGACAAACTGATGGCTGCGATGGGCGGCCGCGTCGAGGTGTTCTGCACCGGCGGTTCCACCATCCCGTCCGAGGTCGAGTCCCTGCTGGTCTACAAGCTCAAGGTGCCGTTCATGACCGGCTACGGCCTGACCGAGCTCGGCCCGATCGCCTCTTATGGCCGGGTGGGCAAATACATCCCCAAGTCCTGCGGCGAGTGGCTGCCTGAGATCCTGGAGTACCGCATCGACTCTCCGGACCAGCAGAACATCGCCGGCGAGCTGTCCGTGCGCGGCGACGTCGTCTTCAAGGGCTACTACAAGAATCCCGAGGCCACGGCGGCCGTGCTCAGCGAGGACGGCTGGTTCCGGACCGGCGACATCGGCACCATCGACGCCGGCGGCAACATCTTCCTGCTGGGCCGCTGCAAGAACATGATCCTCACGGAGAACGGCCAGAACGTCTATCCGGAGGAGATCGAGGTCGTGCTCAACGAACTGCCCTACGTGGCCGAGTCCATCGTCCTGCAGCGCGAGCACCGCATCGCGGCGCTCATCGTCCCCAACCTGGACGCCCTCGACAAGGCCGGCATCGGTGCCGACGGCCTCGATGCCATCATGAAACAGAATATCGTATGCCTCAACGGCAAGCTGCCCGCCTACTCGGCGATCAACGACTACGAGCTCCGCTTCGAGCCGTTCGCCAAGACCCCGAAGGGCAGCATCCGCCGCTTTATGTATAAGTAA
- a CDS encoding LytTr DNA-binding domain-containing protein has translation MNTRLRIGKTYKSQLLYVVLIPAFFVGFCFLYNPFGMQEYYQVGKLSFGFHFVMLATILMAILALTRLVFSVLYKHIPFKWWHYTVWCFGEVFVFSFFMALYTALFYDGQYSYFVVLSRCFKFSYLILCYPYLYLILVQIILNKDQDLKAEPTDTLVKFYDEHKRLKLTIDPAAVISIQADANYVIIRYMDADRVKDFMLRASMKSVEATVAQHGLVRCHRSYFVNPKYVKLLSKNREGMITAELLHPEVPSIPVSKQFYKQLSELL, from the coding sequence ATGAACACTCGACTGCGTATCGGCAAGACCTACAAGTCGCAACTGCTTTATGTAGTGCTGATCCCGGCCTTCTTCGTCGGATTCTGCTTCCTGTACAACCCCTTCGGCATGCAGGAATACTACCAGGTCGGCAAGCTGTCGTTCGGCTTCCACTTCGTGATGCTCGCGACGATCCTGATGGCCATCCTGGCCCTCACCCGTCTCGTTTTCAGCGTGCTCTACAAGCACATACCTTTTAAATGGTGGCACTATACCGTCTGGTGCTTCGGCGAGGTGTTCGTGTTCTCGTTCTTCATGGCCCTCTACACGGCGCTGTTCTACGACGGGCAGTACTCCTACTTCGTCGTCCTGTCGCGCTGCTTCAAGTTCAGCTACCTCATCCTCTGCTACCCCTATCTCTACCTGATCCTGGTGCAGATCATCCTCAACAAGGACCAGGACCTCAAGGCGGAGCCCACCGACACGCTCGTCAAGTTCTACGACGAGCACAAGCGGCTCAAGCTCACGATCGATCCGGCGGCGGTCATCAGCATCCAGGCAGACGCCAACTACGTGATCATCCGCTACATGGACGCGGACCGCGTCAAGGATTTCATGCTCCGCGCCTCGATGAAGAGCGTAGAGGCGACGGTCGCCCAGCACGGCCTCGTGCGCTGCCACCGTTCCTACTTCGTCAACCCCAAATATGTCAAGCTGCTGAGCAAGAACAGAGAAGGGATGATCACGGCGGAGCTCCTCCACCCCGAGGTCCCGTCCATCCCCGTAAGCAAACAATTCTACAAGCAGCTGTCTGAACTTCTGTAA
- a CDS encoding mannose-1-phosphate guanylyltransferase, whose translation MADNHIVIMAGGIGSRLYPVSTPERPKQFLDLLDCGKTLIQLTYDRFLRTDPDAQFWVVTSANYTHFIREQLPGIPEDHILAEPEARNTAPCIAYACWKIRHKDPQANIVVTPSDAYVPDYDAFAATMRTALDFTATRSAIVCVGINPTYPHTGYGYIHAPGATDGIVKVASFKEKPSLEVAQAYLDEGGYFWNAGIFVWNVATIEAELRRYAPQICGVMDALAPALFTPAEPAELARLFPTCEKISIDYAVMEKSDDVHMIPGHWMWSDLGSFEAIEKITGKKLK comes from the coding sequence ATGGCTGACAACCACATCGTCATCATGGCCGGAGGCATCGGCAGCCGGCTCTATCCTGTCAGCACCCCCGAACGGCCCAAGCAGTTCCTGGACCTGCTCGATTGCGGCAAGACCCTGATCCAGTTGACTTACGACCGCTTCCTGCGCACCGACCCCGACGCGCAGTTCTGGGTGGTCACCTCCGCCAACTACACCCATTTCATCCGGGAGCAGCTGCCAGGCATCCCCGAGGACCACATCCTCGCCGAGCCGGAAGCGCGCAACACGGCCCCCTGCATCGCCTATGCCTGCTGGAAGATCCGCCACAAAGACCCGCAGGCCAACATCGTCGTGACGCCGTCCGACGCCTACGTCCCCGACTACGACGCCTTCGCCGCCACGATGCGTACGGCGCTGGACTTCACCGCCACGCGTTCCGCCATCGTGTGCGTGGGCATCAACCCGACCTACCCGCACACCGGCTACGGCTACATCCACGCCCCGGGCGCCACGGACGGCATCGTCAAGGTCGCTTCTTTCAAGGAGAAACCCTCGCTGGAAGTGGCGCAGGCCTACCTCGACGAAGGCGGCTACTTCTGGAACGCCGGCATCTTCGTCTGGAACGTCGCCACCATCGAGGCGGAGTTGCGCCGCTACGCCCCGCAGATCTGCGGCGTGATGGACGCGCTCGCGCCCGCCCTCTTCACGCCCGCCGAGCCTGCCGAGCTCGCGCGCCTCTTCCCCACCTGCGAGAAGATCTCGATCGACTATGCCGTGATGGAGAAATCCGACGACGTGCACATGATTCCGGGCCACTGGATGTGGAGCGATCTGGGCAGTTTCGAGGCGATCGAAAAAATAACCGGAAAAAAGTTGAAATAA
- a CDS encoding Tetratricopeptide repeat-containing protein — MKKIFLLLILSVFSLSALAQDFTEEEGDLIRQAYEYSDSGREDEAIAIYDGLIKKHPDISGLKFEKAYCLYKKEEYKAAYKILKATLSAKDVKPEFFAVAGNCQDMMGQPDKALKTYQEGLKRFPESGYLHLETGNVLIAHNHTQEGIECYEQGIKADPTFASNYYRAAQFLIDDQPVKGIIYAEMHNLLYDPNGPRWAEISKALYDAYNANIHFEADTVRTTFARDRNIFIDINAINKADALLKALAPAAQEIKFSDAMEASIDAEALKAAGGQLTLAELSAIRRRFLENFDADEQEKYPVFAYQKHILDGGHWEAYNMWLLREGRPDEYMAWLQDDADALEALFKFLWTSE; from the coding sequence ATGAAAAAAATCTTTTTACTCCTCATCCTGTCTGTCTTTTCCCTGTCAGCCCTGGCGCAGGACTTCACCGAAGAAGAAGGAGACCTCATCAGACAAGCCTATGAGTATTCGGACAGCGGACGGGAAGACGAAGCCATCGCCATCTATGACGGACTGATCAAGAAGCATCCGGACATCTCCGGCCTGAAATTCGAGAAAGCCTACTGTCTCTACAAGAAGGAAGAATACAAGGCTGCCTACAAGATCCTAAAGGCTACCTTGTCCGCGAAGGACGTCAAACCGGAGTTCTTCGCCGTGGCAGGCAACTGCCAGGATATGATGGGGCAGCCCGACAAGGCCCTGAAGACCTACCAGGAAGGGCTCAAGCGTTTCCCCGAATCGGGTTACCTCCACCTGGAGACCGGTAATGTCCTGATCGCCCATAACCATACGCAGGAGGGCATCGAGTGCTATGAGCAAGGCATCAAGGCCGATCCGACCTTCGCATCCAACTACTACCGCGCCGCCCAGTTCCTCATCGACGACCAACCCGTCAAGGGCATCATCTACGCGGAGATGCACAATCTCCTCTATGACCCCAACGGCCCGCGCTGGGCAGAGATCAGCAAGGCACTGTACGACGCCTACAACGCCAATATCCATTTCGAGGCCGACACCGTACGGACCACGTTCGCACGCGACCGGAACATCTTCATCGACATCAATGCCATCAACAAAGCCGACGCGCTTCTCAAAGCCCTGGCGCCGGCAGCTCAAGAGATCAAGTTCAGCGACGCCATGGAAGCGTCCATAGATGCGGAAGCCCTGAAAGCCGCCGGCGGGCAGCTCACCCTCGCCGAGCTTTCCGCCATCCGCCGGCGTTTCCTGGAGAATTTCGACGCCGATGAGCAGGAGAAGTACCCCGTATTCGCTTACCAGAAGCATATCCTGGACGGCGGCCATTGGGAAGCCTACAATATGTGGTTGCTGCGCGAAGGCCGGCCGGACGAATATATGGCCTGGTTGCAGGACGACGCAGACGCCCTCGAGGCCCTCTTCAAGTTCCTCTGGACCTCTGAATAA
- a CDS encoding alpha-glucosidase, translating to MKFRCFLAALLAALPLCLAAAPRHYELRSPDGRLCVGIDAAPTLQYTLSYDGQAVLAPSALALELGDGSRYDASVRFEKAILSSVDETISATVYKRAQVRDHYNQLTLRYKTFDVVVRAYDAGMAWRFVSRSRKDFIVKDECAEFRFAEDVEATVPYVVQDAPTEPFLNSFEAYYDIHPLSGWKEGQKAFLPVSFKTQAGLRVNVTESDLVNYPGMYLRPAGGTAVRGLFAPYPRLIEQDGYNKLQGIVRTTEDYIAKQPAGAALPWRIVAVAADDRQLLDSDLVWQLGRPAQGDWSWVKPGKVAWDWWNDWNLYGVDFKTGVNTQTYKYYIDFAAAQGVEYVILDEGWAVKYKADLFQVVPEIDLQEIVDYANAKGVGIILWAGYWAMDRDLEAVCRHYAGMGVKGFKVDFMNRDDQVMVDFFRRAAETGARYHLLMDFHGAFKPSGMQRPYPNVVNHEGVAGLEQMKWAQPHVDQVTYDVQIPFIRMFAGPMDYTQGAMRNATRGNFRAVNSEPMSQGTRCRQLAEYVIFEAPLTMLCDSPSNYLAEPECLQWMAAVPTVWDETVALAGQVGDYAAIARRKGADWYVGALTDWSARELELDLSAFLPAGSYSVEIFRDGPNAARAARDYVRELQTVRVDAAQHTLKAAMAPGGGWTAKFTRVGE from the coding sequence ATGAAATTCCGTTGCTTCCTTGCCGCGCTGCTTGCGGCGCTCCCCCTCTGCCTTGCGGCCGCGCCGCGCCACTACGAGCTGCGCTCCCCCGACGGGCGCCTGTGCGTCGGCATCGACGCCGCCCCCACCCTCCAATACACCCTGAGCTACGACGGGCAGGCCGTCCTCGCCCCCTCCGCGCTGGCACTGGAGCTGGGCGACGGCAGCCGCTACGACGCCTCCGTGCGCTTCGAGAAGGCCATCCTCAGCTCCGTGGACGAGACCATTTCCGCGACCGTCTACAAGCGCGCACAGGTGCGCGACCATTATAACCAGCTGACACTCCGCTACAAGACCTTCGACGTGGTGGTGCGCGCCTACGACGCGGGCATGGCCTGGCGCTTCGTGTCCCGCTCCCGCAAAGATTTCATCGTCAAGGACGAATGCGCCGAGTTCCGCTTCGCCGAAGACGTCGAGGCGACGGTCCCCTACGTCGTCCAGGACGCGCCGACCGAGCCTTTCCTCAACTCCTTCGAGGCCTACTACGACATCCATCCGCTCAGCGGCTGGAAAGAGGGCCAGAAGGCCTTCCTGCCCGTCTCCTTCAAGACGCAGGCCGGCCTGCGCGTCAACGTGACCGAGTCTGACCTGGTCAATTATCCCGGCATGTACCTCCGGCCTGCCGGCGGCACCGCCGTCCGCGGCCTCTTCGCCCCCTACCCCAGGCTCATCGAGCAGGACGGCTACAACAAGCTGCAGGGCATCGTGCGCACCACCGAGGACTACATCGCGAAGCAGCCCGCCGGCGCGGCCCTGCCCTGGCGCATCGTGGCCGTGGCCGCGGATGACCGCCAGCTGCTGGACAGCGACCTGGTATGGCAGCTGGGCCGCCCCGCGCAGGGCGACTGGAGCTGGGTCAAGCCCGGCAAGGTGGCCTGGGACTGGTGGAACGACTGGAACCTCTACGGCGTGGACTTCAAGACCGGTGTCAACACGCAGACCTATAAATACTACATCGACTTCGCCGCCGCACAGGGCGTCGAATACGTGATCCTGGACGAAGGCTGGGCCGTCAAGTACAAGGCCGACCTCTTCCAGGTGGTCCCGGAGATCGACCTGCAGGAGATCGTGGACTACGCCAACGCCAAAGGCGTCGGCATCATCCTCTGGGCCGGCTACTGGGCCATGGACCGCGACCTCGAGGCCGTGTGCCGGCACTACGCCGGGATGGGCGTCAAAGGTTTCAAGGTGGACTTCATGAACCGCGACGACCAGGTGATGGTGGACTTCTTCCGCCGCGCCGCCGAGACCGGCGCCCGCTACCACCTGCTGATGGACTTCCACGGCGCCTTCAAGCCCAGCGGCATGCAGCGCCCCTATCCCAACGTAGTCAACCACGAAGGCGTGGCCGGCCTGGAGCAGATGAAATGGGCGCAGCCGCATGTGGACCAGGTCACCTACGACGTCCAGATCCCCTTCATCCGCATGTTCGCCGGCCCGATGGACTACACGCAGGGCGCGATGCGCAACGCCACCCGCGGCAACTTCCGGGCGGTCAATTCCGAACCGATGAGCCAGGGCACCCGCTGCCGCCAGCTGGCGGAATACGTCATCTTCGAGGCGCCGCTCACGATGCTCTGCGACTCCCCGTCCAACTATCTCGCGGAGCCGGAATGCCTGCAGTGGATGGCGGCCGTGCCGACCGTCTGGGACGAGACCGTGGCGCTGGCCGGCCAGGTCGGCGACTACGCCGCCATCGCCCGCCGCAAGGGCGCTGACTGGTACGTGGGCGCGCTGACCGACTGGTCGGCCCGCGAACTGGAGCTGGACCTGTCGGCCTTCCTGCCGGCAGGCAGCTACAGCGTGGAGATTTTCCGCGACGGGCCCAATGCCGCCCGCGCCGCCCGCGACTATGTCCGCGAGCTGCAGACCGTCCGCGTGGACGCGGCGCAGCACACGCTGAAGGCCGCGATGGCCCCCGGCGGCGGCTGGACCGCGAAATTCACCCGCGTGGGCGAATAA
- a CDS encoding haloacid dehalogenase-like hydrolase has product MVQKKPIVALVYDYDGTLSPGNMQEFGFIQAVGKTADEFWRMSDSIAIGQDASNVLSYMKLMFDEAKRNGIKLRREDFERFGQNIQLFDGVREWFRLINRYGEEHGVRIEHYINSSGLKEIIEGSPIAHEFKHIFAGTFIYDANGEAEWPGIAVDYTAKTQFLFKISKGIFSARDNKQVNESMAEDKKRIPFTHMIYFGDGDTDVPCMKIVGMFGGHSIAVYDPQNERKRATAAKLKRQGRVAFAVPAVYTAESPAYRVVTAIIDKIKADWVLSRLSK; this is encoded by the coding sequence ATGGTCCAGAAAAAACCGATTGTCGCGCTCGTTTACGATTATGACGGAACGCTCTCTCCGGGCAACATGCAGGAGTTCGGCTTCATCCAGGCCGTCGGCAAGACGGCCGACGAGTTCTGGCGGATGAGCGACAGCATCGCCATCGGCCAGGATGCCTCCAACGTCCTCTCGTATATGAAACTGATGTTCGACGAAGCGAAGCGCAACGGCATCAAGCTGCGGCGCGAGGATTTCGAGCGCTTCGGGCAGAACATCCAGCTGTTCGACGGCGTGCGCGAGTGGTTCCGTCTGATCAACCGCTACGGCGAGGAGCACGGCGTGCGGATCGAGCACTACATCAATTCCTCGGGCCTCAAGGAGATCATCGAGGGCAGCCCGATCGCCCACGAGTTCAAGCACATCTTCGCCGGAACCTTCATCTACGACGCCAACGGCGAGGCCGAGTGGCCGGGCATCGCGGTGGACTACACCGCCAAGACCCAGTTCCTCTTCAAGATCAGCAAGGGCATCTTCAGCGCCCGCGACAACAAGCAGGTCAACGAATCGATGGCCGAGGACAAGAAACGCATCCCCTTCACGCACATGATCTATTTCGGCGACGGAGACACGGACGTGCCCTGCATGAAGATCGTGGGCATGTTCGGCGGCCATTCGATCGCGGTCTACGACCCGCAGAACGAGCGGAAGCGGGCCACGGCGGCGAAGCTCAAGCGCCAGGGGCGCGTGGCGTTCGCCGTGCCGGCCGTCTACACCGCGGAGAGCCCGGCCTACCGCGTGGTCACGGCCATCATCGACAAGATAAAAGCCGACTGGGTGCTCAGCCGGCTCTCGAAATAA
- a CDS encoding long-chain acyl-CoA synthetase has translation MEKYPHYLERLQNATRKYWDKAALNSIGGESFTYGQMATQIEKFHLVFEKLGIQKGEKIALWARNGARWGMSYLAVNTYETVIVPLLADFTAENATFLVNHSESIALFTNEDKFAQMDIAQMSALKFVVDIDSWKLLWAASPEVEATYAEMDSLFAAKWPDGYGPDDVVYPTDNWDNLSTINYTSGSTGDPKGVMLTYRNFCANVDFSQRHVPAGDKMVSMLPMAHMYGLVIEFIYPLCNGTAIYWLGKAPTPATLMKAFADVKPYLLITVPLVMEKIYKSKIKPTLEKPAVKFLLKVPGLNQIIYKKVKDGLVQAFGGNVQEFIMGGAALNPEVERIFKKIKFPYLVGYGMTEACPLLAYEHWTKYVPGSCGKAVDCATVRIDSEDPQHIAGEIQAKGENITIGYFKNPEASANAFTADGYLRTGDLGIMDKAGNIFIKGRSKSMILTANGQNVYPEELEAIVNNQPFVNESVVVDRAGKIVALVYLDKDGIKNANLDEETVSDLPEKIRTGANRHLPVYSQIAKVETVLVPFEKTPKMSIKRFLYK, from the coding sequence ATGGAAAAATATCCGCACTACCTGGAGCGCCTGCAGAATGCGACGCGAAAATATTGGGACAAAGCGGCCCTCAACAGCATCGGCGGCGAGTCCTTCACTTACGGCCAGATGGCCACCCAGATCGAGAAATTCCACCTCGTTTTCGAGAAACTGGGCATCCAGAAGGGTGAAAAGATCGCCCTCTGGGCCCGCAACGGCGCCCGCTGGGGCATGAGTTACCTCGCCGTCAATACCTACGAAACCGTCATCGTCCCGCTCCTCGCGGACTTCACCGCCGAGAACGCCACCTTCCTCGTCAACCACTCCGAGAGCATCGCCCTCTTCACCAACGAAGACAAGTTCGCCCAGATGGACATCGCCCAGATGAGCGCGCTCAAGTTCGTCGTGGACATCGACAGCTGGAAGCTCCTGTGGGCCGCCTCCCCGGAGGTCGAGGCCACCTACGCCGAGATGGACAGCCTGTTCGCCGCCAAGTGGCCCGACGGCTACGGCCCCGACGACGTCGTCTACCCGACCGACAACTGGGACAACCTCTCCACGATCAACTACACGTCCGGCTCCACCGGCGACCCGAAGGGCGTCATGCTCACCTACCGCAACTTCTGCGCGAACGTCGACTTCAGCCAGCGCCACGTCCCCGCCGGCGACAAGATGGTCTCCATGCTCCCGATGGCCCACATGTACGGCCTCGTGATCGAGTTCATCTATCCGCTCTGCAACGGCACCGCGATCTACTGGCTCGGCAAGGCCCCGACCCCGGCCACGCTCATGAAGGCGTTCGCCGACGTCAAGCCCTACCTGCTCATCACCGTGCCTCTCGTGATGGAGAAGATCTACAAGTCCAAGATCAAACCCACGCTCGAGAAGCCGGCCGTCAAGTTCCTCCTCAAGGTCCCCGGCCTCAACCAGATCATCTACAAGAAGGTCAAGGACGGCCTCGTGCAGGCCTTCGGCGGCAACGTCCAGGAGTTCATCATGGGCGGCGCGGCCCTCAACCCGGAGGTCGAGCGCATCTTCAAGAAGATCAAGTTCCCCTACCTCGTCGGCTACGGCATGACCGAAGCCTGCCCGCTGCTCGCCTATGAGCACTGGACCAAGTACGTCCCGGGCTCCTGCGGCAAGGCCGTCGACTGCGCCACCGTGCGCATCGACTCCGAGGATCCCCAGCACATCGCCGGCGAGATCCAGGCCAAGGGCGAGAACATCACCATCGGCTACTTCAAGAACCCTGAGGCTTCCGCCAACGCCTTCACGGCCGACGGATACCTGCGCACCGGCGACCTCGGCATCATGGACAAGGCCGGCAACATCTTCATCAAGGGCCGCTCCAAGAGCATGATCCTGACCGCCAACGGCCAGAACGTCTATCCGGAGGAGCTCGAGGCCATCGTCAACAACCAGCCCTTCGTCAACGAGTCCGTGGTCGTGGACCGCGCCGGCAAGATCGTCGCCCTGGTCTATCTCGACAAGGACGGCATCAAGAACGCCAACCTCGACGAGGAGACCGTCTCCGACCTGCCTGAGAAGATCCGCACCGGCGCCAACCGCCACCTGCCCGTCTACAGCCAGATCGCCAAGGTCGAAACCGTCCTCGTGCCTTTCGAGAAGACCCCGAAGATGAGCATCAAGCGCTTCCTCTACAAATAA